The Skermanella pratensis genome has a window encoding:
- a CDS encoding ABC transporter ATP-binding protein yields MVLKDFFSYYRPHRRLFLVDFGGAILSGLLSLGFPLAVTAYVDHLLPKGDWELILLASVGLLTVYLVNTGLIVVVTYWGHVLGINIETEMRRRAFDHLQRLPLRFFDENKTGHLVARLTKDLEEIGELAHHGPEDLFIAVMTFLGALALMMTVHVPLALVTLLIVPVVMVIVLRFGQDMTANWHAQFDRVGAFNARIEEVVGGARVVRAFANEAHERAMFAKDNGQYKHAKLNGYRIMAFSLGLNYLGMRLVQVVVLVAGTWFVHAGDLSIGGFVGFLLLINVFYQPLERIAAVIENYPKGIAGFRRYREFLATEPEITDLPGAVAAPPFRGAIAFEEVGFGYDPARPVLDGVSLSVRAGETVAFVGPSGAGKTTLLSLLPRFYEVDRGRITIDGHDIRDLTLASLRQQIGIVQQDVFLFAGTLRDNIAYGRLDATEAEILEAARRARLDGLIADCPDGLDTIVGERGVKLSGGQKQRVAIARIFLKNPPILILDEATSALDTETERAIQASLQELARGRTSLIIAHRLATIRDADRIVVINGGGIAAEGAHESLIRAGGLYQRLHEAQDLAFPNRMNG; encoded by the coding sequence ATGGTGTTGAAGGATTTCTTTAGCTATTACCGCCCGCACCGGCGGCTGTTCCTGGTGGATTTCGGCGGGGCCATCCTGTCCGGCCTGCTCTCCCTGGGCTTCCCGCTCGCGGTGACGGCCTATGTGGACCACCTGCTGCCCAAAGGCGATTGGGAACTGATCCTGCTGGCGAGCGTCGGCCTGCTGACGGTCTACCTGGTCAACACGGGGCTGATCGTGGTGGTGACCTATTGGGGTCATGTGCTGGGCATCAACATCGAGACCGAGATGCGCCGCCGGGCCTTCGATCACCTGCAGCGGCTGCCGCTGCGCTTCTTCGACGAGAACAAGACCGGCCATCTCGTCGCCCGGCTGACCAAGGACCTGGAAGAGATCGGCGAACTCGCCCATCACGGGCCAGAGGACCTGTTCATCGCCGTCATGACCTTCCTCGGCGCGCTGGCTTTGATGATGACGGTCCATGTGCCGCTGGCGCTGGTCACCCTGCTGATCGTGCCGGTGGTCATGGTGATCGTGCTGCGGTTCGGGCAGGACATGACGGCCAACTGGCATGCCCAGTTCGACCGCGTGGGCGCCTTCAACGCCAGGATCGAAGAGGTGGTCGGCGGGGCGCGGGTCGTGCGCGCCTTCGCCAACGAAGCCCACGAAAGAGCGATGTTCGCCAAGGACAACGGCCAGTACAAGCATGCCAAGCTCAACGGCTACCGCATCATGGCCTTCAGCCTGGGGCTGAATTATCTGGGCATGCGGCTGGTGCAGGTGGTGGTGCTCGTCGCCGGCACCTGGTTCGTCCATGCGGGAGACCTGAGCATCGGCGGGTTCGTAGGGTTCCTGCTGCTGATCAACGTCTTCTACCAGCCGCTGGAGCGGATCGCGGCGGTGATCGAGAACTACCCGAAGGGCATCGCCGGGTTTCGCCGATACCGCGAGTTCCTGGCCACGGAACCGGAGATCACCGATCTTCCCGGCGCCGTCGCCGCACCGCCGTTCAGGGGCGCCATCGCCTTCGAGGAAGTGGGCTTCGGCTACGACCCGGCACGCCCGGTCCTCGACGGCGTGTCGCTCTCGGTCCGCGCCGGGGAGACCGTCGCTTTCGTCGGGCCTTCCGGGGCCGGCAAGACCACCCTGCTGTCGCTGCTGCCTCGCTTCTACGAGGTCGACAGAGGACGGATAACGATCGACGGCCATGACATCCGTGACCTTACACTGGCGTCCCTGCGCCAGCAGATCGGCATCGTGCAGCAGGATGTCTTCCTCTTCGCCGGCACGCTGCGCGACAACATCGCCTATGGCCGCCTGGACGCGACGGAGGCCGAGATCCTGGAGGCCGCCCGCCGCGCCCGCCTGGACGGATTGATAGCCGACTGTCCCGATGGCCTGGACACGATCGTCGGCGAACGCGGCGTGAAGCTTTCGGGCGGACAGAAGCAACGGGTGGCGATCGCCCGCATCTTCCTGAAGAATCCCCCGATCCTGATCCTCGACGAGGCGACCTCCGCCCTGGACACGGAAACGGAGCGGGCGATCCAGGCATCCCTGCAGGAGCTGGCCCGCGGCCGTACATCCCTGATCATCGCCCACCGCCTAGCGACCATCCGCGACGCCGACCGGATCGTCGTGATCAACGGCGGCGGGATCGCGGCGGAGGGAGCGCACGAAAGCCTGATCCGGGCCGGCGGCCTTTACCAGCGCCTGCACGAGGCGCAGGATCTTGCTTTTCCGAACCGGATGAACGGATAG
- a CDS encoding RNA polymerase sigma factor yields the protein MPASLNAIYLDNRHSLLGRAMRVVRNLHTAEDVLQESYLRAHKAAENGAIDNVGAFLHRTVQNLALDHLRRRRTRERFEVCPPETFDALEIASDSPSAEEHLLHRERLDNLKGALATLPERARKVWVLNRVEGWSYPRIADHLGVSQGTVFNDMKLAMGHFLDTISRAERD from the coding sequence ATGCCCGCAAGTTTGAACGCCATCTATCTTGACAACCGCCACTCGCTTCTCGGGCGCGCCATGAGGGTCGTGCGCAATCTTCATACCGCCGAGGATGTGCTTCAGGAAAGCTACCTGCGGGCTCACAAGGCGGCGGAGAACGGGGCGATCGACAATGTGGGTGCCTTCCTTCACCGCACGGTCCAGAACCTGGCACTCGATCATTTGAGAAGGCGAAGGACTCGGGAACGCTTCGAAGTCTGCCCGCCCGAAACGTTCGATGCTCTGGAGATCGCGTCCGACAGCCCCTCGGCGGAGGAGCATCTGCTCCACCGCGAGCGCCTGGACAATCTCAAGGGCGCGCTCGCGACGCTTCCCGAGCGCGCGCGCAAGGTGTGGGTGCTCAACCGGGTCGAGGGCTGGTCCTATCCCAGGATCGCCGACCATCTCGGCGTATCGCAGGGCACCGTCTTCAACGACATGAAGCTGGCGATGGGCCATTTCCTCGACACGATCTCCCGCGCCGAACGGGATTGA
- a CDS encoding FecR family protein encodes MTRVEQREADRPGSAGNYRHPDSITDAALSWFVALQDGTADPETLAAYQEWRRGDPRHGPAFDLVAGVAGMPELRAATLASPEARALRTRPARKAPRALWWVSLVAASVVLAAGFHLLPAAMLRWNADYLTEAGDRREVSLPDGSRLLLDAASAVALDFDGGRRDVRLLRGDAFFDVVPDRARPFRVTGGFSTVEVTGTAFAVHSDGEEDAIFLEKGRIAVGGTNGAGLPVTLEPGDRVTASALGLSAAVRTEPGVALAWREGRYVFHEQPLGRVIDNLRRYYAGTILVLDHRIGDELVSGNYRLDDPVGVLRSLAGIAGASMAVLPGGIVILA; translated from the coding sequence ATGACCCGAGTGGAGCAGAGAGAAGCGGACCGTCCGGGAAGTGCCGGGAACTACCGGCACCCCGATTCGATCACCGACGCGGCACTTTCCTGGTTCGTGGCGCTTCAGGACGGAACCGCCGATCCCGAAACCCTGGCGGCCTACCAGGAATGGCGCCGCGGCGACCCGCGTCATGGTCCCGCCTTCGACCTCGTCGCCGGCGTCGCCGGAATGCCGGAACTGCGCGCCGCGACCCTCGCCAGCCCCGAAGCCCGCGCGCTCCGGACCCGTCCGGCCCGGAAGGCGCCGCGCGCCCTGTGGTGGGTCTCGCTGGTGGCGGCATCGGTGGTCCTGGCGGCCGGTTTCCACCTTCTGCCGGCCGCGATGCTGCGGTGGAACGCCGATTACCTGACCGAGGCGGGGGATCGGCGCGAGGTTTCGCTGCCCGACGGCTCACGGTTGCTGCTTGATGCCGCCTCCGCCGTGGCGCTGGATTTCGACGGCGGCCGGCGGGACGTCCGCCTGCTGCGGGGAGACGCGTTTTTCGATGTGGTCCCCGACCGGGCGAGGCCGTTCCGGGTCACTGGCGGCTTCAGCACCGTCGAGGTCACCGGAACCGCCTTCGCCGTGCATTCCGACGGCGAGGAGGATGCGATCTTCCTGGAAAAGGGCCGGATCGCCGTCGGCGGGACGAACGGCGCCGGGCTGCCCGTGACGCTCGAACCCGGCGACCGGGTGACGGCCTCCGCGCTCGGCCTGTCCGCCGCCGTACGGACGGAACCCGGCGTCGCGCTCGCCTGGCGCGAAGGACGCTACGTCTTCCACGAGCAGCCGCTCGGGAGGGTGATCGACAATCTGCGCCGCTACTATGCGGGAACGATCCTCGTGCTCGACCACCGGATCGGTGACGAGCTGGTGAGCGGGAACTACCGGCTGGACGATCCCGTCGGTGTGCTCCGGTCCCTCGCCGGGATCGCGGGGGCGAGCATGGCCGTCCTGCCGGGAGGGATCGTCATCCTGGCCTGA
- a CDS encoding TonB-dependent receptor, with protein sequence MASTALGCALAIPSAASAQQQAPVGAADRPVDIAIPAQPLQAALDSFIRQTGWQIGYSSTLAAGRTSRAVTGAMAPAQALETLLAGTGVGFRMAGPSNASLVATQAPAASVAEGTAVPAGAMMLDPVTVSGSTGGWGVGRTTITPEDLERKNPTSIQEVFAGEPGIRVGSSVPMSQKVYVNGVEETNLAVSIDGSRQNNKVFHHNGTTLIDPSFLKIVRVDAGVAPADAGPGALAGSIAYETKDARDFLSGDGVGAFGKSTLNTNGPVLTTNLAGYGLHQGLEALGFITYGKGGRFKAGNGDEVAGTGTDIVSGLGKAAIETDGGNRFQISYERVYDDAARPFRANIGSIAGRPPWEPKVRDYTLDRQNTVFTYTTTQPTDLWDPKVVLAYGRTDVETPIFLRPVPPSTVPGSFPGTGTTDSLNGKIENRFSFGFGSITAGTDFYRDEGTYGDETFSATEKANNFGLYAQARVEPWERLRLSFGLRGDRQKFEGTTGEEWTNSGVSHNASGEFDLIPRFLTAKAGYSHSWAGIPLAENFIMNSAWRYGTGPEPVTSDNVTAGLEARYQGFTAEGRVFRTDIEDARAARFAVASATLSRDVKSKGYELGGGYSWNEGYVRAKFADIDVTIDGQPADSDTGTYLATPMGRIITLGGAQLIANWDMTVGADMEIVLDYDDVQEGQRPLDGYEVFNIFAEYRPARYSNLTFRLDVRNLFDATYADRATYGQEFGTVTPLYQPGRSFLISASAKF encoded by the coding sequence ATGGCATCGACGGCCCTCGGTTGCGCCCTGGCGATCCCCTCGGCAGCCTCGGCCCAGCAGCAGGCGCCGGTCGGCGCCGCCGACCGGCCGGTGGATATCGCGATCCCGGCACAGCCCCTGCAGGCGGCACTGGACAGCTTCATCCGCCAGACCGGCTGGCAGATCGGCTATTCCAGCACTTTGGCGGCCGGCCGCACCTCCCGGGCGGTCACCGGCGCCATGGCGCCCGCCCAGGCCCTGGAAACGCTGCTGGCCGGGACTGGCGTCGGCTTCCGCATGGCCGGCCCGTCCAACGCCTCCCTGGTCGCGACGCAGGCTCCGGCCGCTTCGGTTGCGGAGGGAACGGCCGTTCCGGCGGGAGCCATGATGCTGGATCCCGTCACTGTTTCCGGCTCCACCGGCGGTTGGGGCGTCGGCCGGACCACCATCACGCCGGAGGATCTGGAACGGAAGAACCCCACGAGCATCCAGGAGGTTTTCGCCGGTGAACCCGGTATCCGGGTCGGCAGTTCCGTGCCGATGTCGCAGAAGGTCTATGTCAACGGTGTCGAGGAGACCAACCTCGCCGTCAGCATCGACGGAAGCCGCCAGAACAACAAGGTCTTCCACCACAACGGCACGACCCTCATCGATCCCAGCTTCCTGAAGATCGTGCGGGTGGATGCCGGGGTTGCGCCGGCCGATGCCGGGCCGGGAGCGCTGGCGGGGTCCATCGCTTACGAAACCAAGGATGCGCGCGACTTCCTGTCGGGAGACGGCGTCGGAGCCTTCGGCAAGTCCACTCTCAACACCAACGGACCGGTTCTGACGACCAACCTGGCCGGCTACGGTCTGCACCAGGGGCTGGAAGCCCTCGGCTTCATCACCTACGGCAAGGGCGGCAGGTTCAAGGCGGGGAACGGCGACGAGGTGGCCGGCACCGGGACCGACATCGTCAGCGGGCTCGGCAAGGCCGCCATCGAAACCGATGGCGGCAACCGGTTCCAGATCAGCTACGAGCGGGTCTATGACGATGCCGCGCGGCCTTTCCGGGCCAATATTGGCAGCATCGCGGGGCGTCCGCCCTGGGAACCGAAGGTGCGCGACTATACCCTCGACCGGCAGAATACGGTCTTCACATACACCACTACCCAGCCGACGGATCTTTGGGACCCGAAGGTGGTCCTGGCCTATGGCCGAACCGACGTGGAAACTCCGATCTTCCTCCGCCCGGTGCCGCCCAGCACGGTCCCCGGCAGCTTCCCCGGCACCGGAACGACGGACTCGCTGAACGGCAAGATCGAGAACCGGTTCTCCTTCGGCTTCGGTTCGATCACGGCCGGCACCGATTTCTACCGGGACGAGGGCACCTACGGGGACGAAACTTTCTCCGCCACCGAGAAGGCGAACAACTTCGGCCTTTATGCCCAAGCCCGGGTCGAGCCGTGGGAGCGCCTGCGCCTGTCCTTCGGCCTGCGCGGCGACCGGCAGAAGTTCGAGGGAACCACCGGGGAGGAATGGACCAACTCCGGCGTCAGCCACAACGCCTCCGGCGAATTCGATCTCATCCCCCGGTTCCTGACGGCAAAGGCCGGATACTCCCATTCCTGGGCGGGCATCCCGCTGGCCGAGAACTTCATCATGAACAGCGCGTGGCGTTACGGCACCGGGCCGGAACCCGTCACGTCGGACAACGTGACCGCCGGCCTGGAGGCGCGTTACCAGGGCTTCACCGCCGAGGGCCGCGTCTTCCGGACCGATATCGAAGATGCGCGGGCCGCGCGGTTCGCCGTCGCCAGCGCCACGCTCAGCCGCGACGTGAAGTCGAAGGGTTATGAACTCGGGGGCGGCTATTCTTGGAACGAAGGGTATGTCCGCGCCAAGTTCGCTGACATCGACGTCACGATCGACGGTCAGCCCGCGGATTCGGACACCGGAACCTATCTCGCCACGCCGATGGGGCGGATCATCACGCTGGGCGGCGCCCAGTTGATCGCGAACTGGGACATGACGGTCGGGGCCGATATGGAGATCGTGCTGGACTACGACGACGTCCAGGAGGGGCAACGGCCGCTGGACGGCTACGAAGTATTCAACATCTTCGCGGAATACCGGCCGGCCCGGTACTCGAACCTGACCTTCCGGCTCGACGTCCGCAACCTGTTCGACGCCACCTACGCGGACCGGGCCACCTATGGCCAGGAATTCGGGACGGTCACGCCGCTCTACCAGCCGGGCCGGTCTTTCCTGATCAGCGCTTCGGCCAAGTTCTGA
- a CDS encoding IucA/IucC family protein, producing the protein MPSTQQIAEQVTFQSFANCYWREIDAGSPARHTVPDGPAVECVEWTLTSQRAVLRSEIVARSLCGPSCFGRLWTRPLADSVWQQVEPFSALCSLARESYGQVRRGGAPDLRGNELELLLRVLQSYQSVRCYLDAHRDRPAAAADDFIAAEQSLVFGHWLHPTPKSVQGMTHWQQPCYAPELHGRFRLQLFAVAADHVSHRSAFRQSAPEMIADALGADAGRFDLAGREQIIPMHPLQAEALLLDPRVQALQARGVLRVLGQGGPCFTATSSVRTVYSADSPWMFKFSLPVRITNSVRVNRRHELEAGVIMAKLIGAIGPTLGQRLRFVLDPAYITLEALGGDESGFEVIIRENPFSGGRQQGVVAIAALTADPLPGQVSRLERLVRRVAAAHGWQPEEACRHWFDRYLACALEPLVRLYDEHGIALEAHQQNGLLDIGEGMPTRFHYRDNQGFYLCNSYRESLRRQAPEADNLPALYYDEDEINRRFSYYAIVNQVFSVIARMGKDGLIGEEVLLRILRGRLEHLAPQMMRAGRSFIGGLLDSPTIGAKFNLTARLFDIDELQTANEAALYAYLPNPLCRMAVEGSGRECHALTS; encoded by the coding sequence ATGCCTTCAACTCAGCAGATCGCCGAACAAGTCACCTTCCAGAGTTTCGCCAACTGCTACTGGCGGGAGATCGATGCCGGAAGTCCGGCCCGGCATACCGTGCCGGACGGTCCGGCGGTCGAGTGCGTCGAATGGACCCTGACGTCCCAGAGGGCCGTCCTGCGCAGCGAGATCGTTGCCCGGTCGCTTTGCGGGCCGAGTTGCTTCGGCCGGCTCTGGACACGGCCGCTGGCGGACAGCGTCTGGCAGCAGGTCGAGCCGTTCTCCGCCCTGTGCTCGCTGGCGCGCGAAAGCTATGGGCAGGTCCGGCGCGGCGGAGCGCCGGACCTCCGGGGCAACGAGCTTGAACTCCTGCTCCGCGTTCTCCAGAGTTACCAATCGGTGCGCTGCTATCTGGACGCCCACAGGGATCGTCCCGCGGCGGCGGCCGACGATTTCATCGCCGCGGAACAGTCGCTCGTCTTCGGTCATTGGCTTCACCCGACGCCCAAGAGCGTCCAGGGCATGACCCACTGGCAGCAGCCGTGCTACGCCCCCGAACTTCACGGGCGGTTCCGCCTTCAGCTTTTCGCCGTGGCGGCGGACCATGTGAGCCATCGGTCCGCCTTCCGGCAATCCGCCCCGGAAATGATCGCCGACGCCCTCGGGGCTGACGCCGGACGCTTCGATCTCGCCGGCCGCGAGCAGATCATTCCCATGCATCCGCTCCAGGCGGAAGCGCTGCTGCTCGATCCGCGCGTCCAGGCTCTCCAGGCCCGAGGCGTGCTGCGGGTGCTGGGGCAGGGCGGCCCGTGCTTCACGGCCACCTCCTCCGTGCGCACGGTCTACAGCGCCGACAGTCCCTGGATGTTCAAGTTCTCGCTGCCGGTCCGGATCACCAACTCCGTGCGGGTCAACCGGCGGCACGAGCTGGAAGCCGGCGTCATCATGGCGAAGCTGATCGGCGCCATCGGCCCCACGCTCGGGCAGCGTCTCCGCTTCGTGCTGGATCCCGCCTACATCACGCTGGAGGCGCTGGGCGGGGACGAAAGCGGGTTCGAGGTGATCATCCGGGAAAACCCCTTCTCAGGCGGTCGGCAGCAGGGGGTCGTCGCGATCGCGGCGCTGACCGCCGACCCGCTGCCGGGGCAGGTGTCGCGGCTGGAACGGCTGGTCCGCCGCGTCGCAGCGGCGCATGGCTGGCAGCCGGAGGAAGCGTGCCGCCATTGGTTCGACCGGTATCTCGCCTGCGCGCTGGAGCCCCTGGTGCGGCTGTACGACGAGCATGGGATCGCCCTGGAGGCCCACCAGCAAAACGGATTGCTGGATATCGGGGAGGGGATGCCGACCCGCTTCCACTATCGCGACAACCAGGGATTCTACCTGTGCAATTCGTACCGCGAGTCGCTGAGGCGGCAGGCCCCGGAGGCCGACAACTTGCCGGCGCTCTATTACGACGAGGATGAGATCAACCGGCGCTTCTCCTACTACGCCATCGTCAACCAGGTCTTCTCGGTCATCGCCCGCATGGGCAAGGACGGCCTGATCGGCGAGGAGGTCCTGTTGCGCATCCTGCGCGGACGCCTCGAACACCTGGCACCGCAGATGATGCGGGCCGGCCGGTCTTTCATCGGCGGCCTGCTCGACAGCCCGACGATCGGGGCGAAGTTCAACCTCACGGCCCGGCTGTTCGACATCGATGAACTGCAGACGGCGAACGAGGCGGCGCTCTACGCGTATCTGCCCAATCCCCTGTGCCGGATGGCGGTCGAGGGTTCCGGAAGGGAATGCCATGCCCTTACCTCATGA
- a CDS encoding IucA/IucC family C-terminal-domain containing protein, translated as MCARVPERQGRRAGLPQSESGLPRRSPDRYYWSDRVDALRELVMDTLFIYNLTEVSHLLNLHYGLPEPVFWRKIHDCLGRYARRQGLEERHRQIGHAAREILTESLMRGKLLDAREELHHPVRNVFADFRA; from the coding sequence ATATGTGCCCGAGTTCCTGAAAGACAGGGAAGGCGTGCCGGACTTCCCCAATCTGAATCCGGTCTACCGCGACGCTCCCCCGATCGGTATTACTGGTCGGATCGCGTGGACGCCCTGCGGGAACTGGTGATGGACACCTTGTTCATCTACAACCTGACGGAGGTGTCCCATCTCCTGAACCTTCATTACGGCCTGCCCGAACCGGTGTTCTGGCGGAAGATCCATGACTGCCTCGGGCGCTACGCCCGGCGGCAGGGCCTGGAGGAGCGCCATCGGCAAATCGGGCACGCGGCGCGGGAAATACTGACCGAGTCCCTGATGAGAGGAAAACTGCTCGATGCAAGAGAAGAGCTTCACCACCCGGTTCGGAACGTCTTCGCCGATTTCCGGGCCTGA
- a CDS encoding AMP-binding protein, with the protein MIRIDDRHYSRTEIEDLTARYTERAGLSGHLGVRFAACFSRTIEWLGLFFAVRAAGGSLLPIHPSTPPAAARRMALEGGCRFLFLDGMTPEVIAPETASGNTGQLVQMSSGTTGAPKYIARSWADIDREIESYVGHFREPEGMTPVIACPTTHSYGLICGLLVGLRRGAEPMILNTGNPKYILKKLAEVERPLLYSSPVILQALAKLLPDGEKIHAAMTSGTLLPDPWFERIRLKTRHMYQQYGCSEAGCIAVNPDMTSSSDMGLPLPHHRLRAGAGPDAPEEIVVEGREGAIHTRDLGYRRPDGMLVFVSRLDDTINVSGLNVYPKDVEDVVMALPGVTDAVAFRKPDPFAGERVGLVFSASEPVPHHSIRAWCREHLAAHQQPTEIFQADSLPRMANGKISRRQVAESYAAGIGR; encoded by the coding sequence ATGATCCGAATCGACGACAGACATTACAGCCGCACGGAGATCGAGGATCTCACGGCGCGGTACACGGAGCGGGCCGGCCTCTCCGGTCATCTCGGCGTCCGGTTCGCGGCGTGCTTCAGCAGGACGATCGAGTGGCTGGGCCTATTCTTCGCCGTCCGGGCCGCTGGCGGAAGCCTGCTGCCGATCCACCCCAGCACGCCGCCCGCCGCGGCGCGGCGCATGGCCCTCGAAGGCGGCTGTCGTTTCCTCTTCCTCGACGGCATGACGCCCGAAGTGATCGCGCCAGAGACGGCTTCCGGGAACACCGGCCAGCTCGTGCAGATGAGCTCGGGGACCACGGGCGCTCCGAAGTACATCGCCCGGAGCTGGGCAGACATCGACCGGGAGATCGAGAGCTATGTCGGCCATTTCCGGGAGCCGGAGGGAATGACCCCGGTGATCGCGTGCCCGACGACCCATTCCTATGGGTTGATCTGCGGGCTTCTGGTCGGGCTTCGGCGGGGAGCGGAGCCGATGATCCTGAATACCGGGAACCCGAAATACATCCTGAAGAAACTGGCGGAGGTGGAGCGGCCTCTGCTCTATTCGTCCCCGGTCATCCTCCAGGCGCTGGCGAAGCTGTTGCCGGACGGAGAGAAGATCCACGCCGCCATGACCTCGGGCACCCTGCTGCCCGACCCCTGGTTCGAGCGGATCCGCCTCAAGACTCGGCACATGTACCAGCAGTACGGCTGCTCCGAGGCCGGCTGCATCGCCGTCAATCCCGACATGACGTCCTCCAGCGACATGGGGCTGCCGCTCCCGCATCACCGCCTGCGGGCCGGCGCGGGTCCGGACGCGCCGGAGGAGATCGTGGTCGAGGGCCGGGAAGGGGCGATCCACACCCGCGACCTGGGCTATCGGAGGCCGGACGGCATGCTGGTGTTCGTCTCGCGGCTGGACGACACGATCAACGTCTCGGGCCTTAACGTCTATCCCAAAGATGTCGAGGACGTGGTGATGGCGCTGCCCGGCGTCACGGACGCGGTGGCCTTCCGCAAGCCCGATCCGTTCGCCGGCGAACGGGTCGGCTTGGTCTTCAGCGCCAGCGAGCCGGTGCCCCACCACTCCATCCGCGCCTGGTGCCGGGAGCATCTGGCCGCCCACCAGCAGCCGACCGAGATCTTCCAGGCGGATTCCCTGCCGCGCATGGCGAACGGCAAGATCAGCCGGCGCCAGGTGGCGGAGTCCTACGCCGCGGGAATCGGCCGATGA
- a CDS encoding DUF6005 family protein, producing the protein MRQEEVVEAIRTVLRDHLRNQHLHLFSPSARLNEDLYIDSILMMEIFLQLELSFDLSVPDHVMTSRELATVADLASLFVGADAAPPAAPPAPPPGSVHGEDYVDIKVHCFVSSVCDALKRAPGIDHRPFYFGVWDADFAIGDGTPGRDWTLLYHAPSISHDFFRTWYRRLYGPEVREWYDRTRSKAENLATLLDLVETRSDTLSVMAMVDLHHLPERENKFNQNPFPHYLMLERSADPELFFVSDPDFRWEGEIAREKIVHAFCQPTVGGGFAFDRRDIHPPAAEDLKAYFEACFHPDANPLTTAVRRIVATHLEGMDGRSPAGLGTALRELPVISIRKYAYEHGFAFFWRALGLPDDTFLVHCDGIEELIQGFKALHYAILRLAETGDTGLAADIFERLDRLDRLDRIELAIKAELGAVFRSWCAVNRLSDDRRQRDAEVA; encoded by the coding sequence ATGAGACAGGAAGAGGTCGTAGAGGCCATCCGTACCGTCCTGCGGGATCACCTGCGGAACCAGCATCTGCACCTGTTCAGCCCTTCGGCCCGGCTGAACGAGGATCTTTACATCGATTCCATCCTCATGATGGAGATCTTCCTCCAGCTGGAACTGTCCTTCGACCTCTCCGTGCCGGACCATGTCATGACCTCGCGGGAACTGGCGACCGTGGCCGATCTCGCGAGCCTGTTCGTCGGGGCGGACGCCGCTCCGCCGGCCGCTCCGCCGGCCCCTCCGCCGGGAAGCGTCCATGGCGAGGACTATGTCGACATCAAGGTGCATTGCTTCGTCAGCTCCGTATGCGACGCCCTGAAGCGCGCGCCGGGCATCGACCACCGGCCTTTCTACTTCGGTGTCTGGGACGCCGACTTCGCGATCGGCGACGGAACGCCGGGCAGGGACTGGACGCTGCTCTACCACGCCCCGTCCATCAGCCACGATTTCTTCCGCACCTGGTACCGGCGCCTCTACGGCCCCGAGGTTCGGGAATGGTATGACAGGACAAGGAGCAAGGCCGAAAACCTGGCGACCCTGCTGGATCTTGTCGAGACCAGGTCCGACACGCTGAGCGTCATGGCGATGGTGGATCTCCATCACCTGCCCGAGCGGGAGAACAAGTTCAACCAGAACCCCTTTCCCCATTACCTGATGCTGGAGAGGTCGGCCGACCCGGAGCTCTTCTTCGTCTCGGATCCGGATTTCCGCTGGGAAGGTGAGATCGCCAGGGAGAAGATCGTCCACGCCTTCTGCCAGCCGACGGTGGGCGGAGGGTTCGCGTTCGACCGGCGGGACATCCATCCGCCGGCGGCCGAGGACCTGAAGGCCTATTTCGAAGCCTGCTTCCACCCCGACGCCAACCCGCTGACTACCGCCGTTCGCCGGATCGTAGCAACCCATCTCGAAGGAATGGACGGCCGGAGCCCGGCGGGCCTTGGGACGGCGCTGCGGGAATTGCCGGTCATCTCGATCCGCAAATACGCCTACGAGCACGGGTTCGCGTTCTTCTGGCGCGCCCTAGGCCTTCCCGACGATACGTTCCTCGTCCATTGCGACGGGATCGAGGAGCTGATCCAGGGCTTCAAGGCGCTGCATTACGCGATCCTGCGGCTCGCCGAGACCGGTGACACCGGCCTTGCCGCCGACATCTTCGAACGGCTGGACCGGCTGGACCGGCTGGACCGGATCGAACTCGCCATCAAGGCGGAATTGGGCGCCGTCTTCCGGTCCTGGTGCGCGGTGAACCGACTTTCCGACGATCGTCGCCAGCGTGATGCCGAGGTGGCCTGA